The following coding sequences lie in one Phyllopteryx taeniolatus isolate TA_2022b chromosome 4, UOR_Ptae_1.2, whole genome shotgun sequence genomic window:
- the LOC133477207 gene encoding solute carrier family 22 member 7-like: MKFDDVLPEVNGFGPFQFRLILALMIPRLILPFQFLLNNFIAFIPSHHCNVSALDDGGIFRGLSSEERLIVSIPVQDDGSLSSCQMFAEPQYHLLLNSSNTTALPTVLCQDGWVFDASTMKSTLATEWDLVCERKRVNKTTATIFFLGVMLGAAVLGYLSDRFGRKSMLLVSYLITTIFGFGSALSSNYAMFAVMRFFAGFGSSGVNVISVVLCIEWADIKRRSSVLILLSMDWSLGSSLLGALAYLVNDWRYLIAASTSPLLPGIIYWWWLPESSRWLISQGKVNRAYFYLNKCAKVNRREQFMNDLKPEGLSKIIVVEKEKRKYSVLDLLRTPRMRRLTVICGAVWFGVASSYYGISLNVAGFGGNIYVTQLIYGFSEIPAKVFCFFSLNKLGRKFNQIGGLLLTGLCLFCNMLIPPDMAACRTAVAALGKMFSEGAFTVLYLYTTELYPTVLRQNGFGCCSFLCRLGVAVSPLVALLEEVWVGLPRLTFSIMALGAGLLTMLLPETNNAHLPETIEDVERAKSSESTSNKDAPP, encoded by the exons ATGAAGTTCGATGACGTGTTACCAGAAGTGAACGGCTTCGGGCCGTTCCAGTTTAGGCTGATCCTCGCGTTGATGATTCCTCGACTGATTTTGCCCTTTCAATTTCTGCTGAATAATTTCATCGCATTTATTCCTTCTCACCACTGCAACGTCAGTGCTTTAGATGATGGGGGAATTTTTCGGGGTCTCTCCAGTGAGGAAAGGCTCATTGTTAGTATTCCAGTCCAGGACGACGGGAGTCTGAGTTCTTGTCAGATGTTTGCAGAGCCTCAATATCATCTGTTGCTGAACTCCTCCAATACTACAGCGCTACCTACAGTTCTTTGTcaggatggatgggtgtttgaTGCATCCACCATGAAGTCTACTCTGGCCACTGAG TGGGATCTGGTTTGTGAGCGAAAGAGAGTGAACAAAACCACAGCCACTATCTTCTTCCTTGGCGTCATGCTTGGAGCAGCGGTGCTTGGTTATCTCAGTGACAG atTTGGTAGGAAATCAATGCTATTGGTGTCCTATCTGATCACCACGATCTTCGGATTTGGAAGTGCTCTGTCATCTAATTACGCCATGTTTGCAGTCATGAGGTTCTTTGCCGGTTTTGGAAGTTCTGGAGTCAACGTAATCAGCGTGGTTCTGT GTATAGAATGGGCGGACATCAAGCGTCGGTCTTCTGTGTTAATTTTACTAAGCATGGACTGGAGTTTGGGCAGTTCGCTGCTAGGTGCTCTGGCCTATTTAGTGAATGACTGGAGGTACTTGATAGCCGCCTCAACCAGCCCGCTTTTGCCGGGAATCATTTATTGGTG gTGGCTACCTGAGTCTTCCAGATGGCTGATAAGCCAAGGGAAGGTTAACCGTGCTTATTTTTACCTAAACAAGTGTGCAAAGGTAAACCGGAGAGAGCAGTTCATGAATGACCTAAAACCTGAG GGTTTGTCAAAAATCATTGTGgtagaaaaagagaaaagaaaatattctgTTTTGGATCTGCTGAGGACTCCCAGGATGAGGAGACTGACTGTAATTTGTGGGGCTGTGTG GTTTGGAGTAGCCTCCAGTTATTACGGAATCAGCTTGAATGTCGCTGGATTCGGCGGGAACATTTATGTGACACAGTTGATCTACGGATTCTCGGAAATTCCAGCCAAAGTTTTCTGCTTCTTTTCCTTGAACAAACTCGGACGAAAGTTCAATCAGATTGGTGGActtcttctgactggactgtgtttgttttgcaaCATGCTAATCCCGCCTG ATATGGCAGCATGTCGGACAGCAGTGGCGGCATTGGGCAAGATGTTTTCTGAAGGAGCTTttactgttttgtatttgtaCACAACTGAACTATATCCTACAGTATTGAG GCAAAACGGTTTTGGCTGCTGTTCCTTCCTATGCCGTCTCGGTGTGGCAGTATCTCCTCTGGTGGCTCTTCTCGAGGAAGTGTGGGTTGGTTTACCAAGACTCACGTTTTCCATAATGGCTTTAGGTGCTGGGTTGTTGACCATGCTTCTTCCTGAGACAAATAACGCCCACCTGCCGGAGACAATTGAAGACGTGGAACGGGCGAA AAGCTCGGAGTCCACATCAAACAAGGACGCTCCACCATAG
- the LOC133477208 gene encoding solute carrier family 22 member 7-like isoform X1 — protein sequence MKFDNILSEIGGVGKFQIKLILIQVLSRITLPCHFLLNNFMAGVPSHHCNISTLDNLNVSSNLTWEQKLAIGIPTEMDGTLSSCLMFSKPRLPRLLNSSEESSVVHCQNGWVYSKRYFKSTLATEWDLVCSRKGMNKATATIFFIGVMLGAPLFGYLSDRFGRRRLLLVSYLTTMTFAVLSALSTSYVMFVIMRFFTGMSISGISIISIVLNIEWLGVEQRTLFGVIFSLDWTLGNAILVGIARMINEWRLLILVVTSPLILALVAWRWLPESGRWLMANGKVDDAHYYINQCAEMNNRSKCMANITPRMLLESVDTDTDDNKYTFVDLFKTANMRKLAICSGIVWFGVAFTYYGITLNISGFGLNLYLTQFIFAIIELPMKIGLYFLLENIGRRPAQAGTSLSTGLFLFINLFVSKDKWVIRTIVGVLGKAVSEASFTIIFFYTIELYPTVIRQNGVGYTSFVARLAVSISPLIMLLEDLWPLLPPMTYCGMAVLSGLVVLLLPETQNTRMPEFIEDIDKPREKLSRGKTI from the exons atgaagtttgacaACATACTCTCAGAAATTGGCGGGGTTGGAAAATTCCAAATTAAGTTAATCTTGATCCAGGTCCTATCTCGAATCACACTGCCTTGTCACTTCCTGCTGAATAACTTCATGGCGGGGGTTCCCTCTCACCACTGCAACATCAGCACTCTGGATAACTTAAACGTCTCCTCAAATTTAACTTGGGAACAGAAGCTGGCCATTGGTATTCCAACAGAGATGGATGGGACTCTGAGCTCCTGTCTGATGTTCTCCAAGCCTCGACTTCCACGCCTGTTGAACAGCAGTGAGGAGTCATCGGTTGTTCACTGTCAAAATGGATGGGTGTACAGCAAAAGATATTTTAAATCAACATTGGCAACAGAG TGGGATCTTGTGTGCAGCAGGAAAGGTATGAACAAGGCAACGGCCACCATCTTCTTCATTGGTGTTATGTTAGGAGCCCCTTTGTTTGGATATCTTAGTGACAG GTTTGGCAGACGACGGCTGCTCCTGGTGTCCTATCTGACAACCATGACATTTGCCGTGCTAAGTGCACTCTCCACGTCTTACGTAATGTTTGTAATTATGCGTTTTTTTACTGGGATGTCAATTTCTGGAATAAGTATCATCTCTATTGTTCTAA ATATAGAGTGGTTGGGCGTGGAACAGAGGACTCTCTTTGGTGTAATCTTCAGCCTTGATTGGACACTTGGAAACGCCATACTGGTTGGAATTGCACGCATGATAAATGAGTGGAGGCTTCTCATTCTGGTCGTGACCTCGCCCCTGATATTGGCCCTGGTTGCTTGGAG GTGGCTTCCAGAGTCTGGGAGGTGGCTCATGGCTAATGGGAAGGTCGATGATGCCCATTATTACATTAATCAGTGTGCAGAAATGAACAACAGAAGCAAGTGCATGGCCAACATCACGCCAAGG ATGTTACTGGAATCAGTGGACACTGACACCGATGACAACAAGTACACCTTTGTTGATCTTTTCAAAACAGCAAACATGAGGAAACTTGCCATATGCTCTGGGATTGTATG GTTCGGAGTGGCGTTTACTTACTATGGGATAACTCTGAATATCAGCGGGTTTGGATTAAACTTGTACCTTACTCAATTCATATTTGCAATAATCGAACTGCCAATGAAAATTGGCCTTTATTTCTTATTGGAAAATATTGGGAGAAGGCCGGCTCAGGCAGGAACCTCGTTGTCGACCGGACTCTTCCTTTTCATCAACTTGTTTGTCTCGAAAG ATAAGTGGGTCATTCGTACGATTGTCGGAGTCCTAGGCAAAGCCGTGTCAGAAGCGTCATTCACGATCATATTCTTCTACACAATTGAACTATATCCCACAGTCATACG ACAGAACGGTGTAGGCTACACTTCCTTTGTGGCGCGACTGGCTGTGTCCATATCGCCGCTGATTATGCTTCTTGAGGATCTTTGGCCTCTCCTCCCCCCTATGACTTACTGCGGAATGGCGGTCCTGTCTGGTTTAGTGGTGTTGCTCCTGCCTGAAACACAAAATACCAGAATGCCCGAGTTCATTGAAGATATTGACAAGCCAAG GGAGAAATTATCAAGGGGGAAGACAATCTAA
- the LOC133477208 gene encoding solute carrier family 22 member 7-like isoform X2 produces MKFDNILSEIGGVGKFQIKLILIQVLSRITLPCHFLLNNFMAGVPSHHCNISTLDNLNVSSNLTWEQKLAIGIPTEMDGTLSSCLMFSKPRLPRLLNSSEESSVVHCQNGWVYSKRYFKSTLATEWDLVCSRKGMNKATATIFFIGVMLGAPLFGYLSDRFGRRRLLLVSYLTTMTFAVLSALSTSYVMFVIMRFFTGMSISGISIISIVLNIEWLGVEQRTLFGVIFSLDWTLGNAILVGIARMINEWRLLILVVTSPLILALVAWRWLPESGRWLMANGKVDDAHYYINQCAEMNNRSKCMANITPRMLLESVDTDTDDNKYTFVDLFKTANMRKLAICSGIVWFGVAFTYYGITLNISGPAQAGTSLSTGLFLFINLFVSKDKWVIRTIVGVLGKAVSEASFTIIFFYTIELYPTVIRQNGVGYTSFVARLAVSISPLIMLLEDLWPLLPPMTYCGMAVLSGLVVLLLPETQNTRMPEFIEDIDKPREKLSRGKTI; encoded by the exons atgaagtttgacaACATACTCTCAGAAATTGGCGGGGTTGGAAAATTCCAAATTAAGTTAATCTTGATCCAGGTCCTATCTCGAATCACACTGCCTTGTCACTTCCTGCTGAATAACTTCATGGCGGGGGTTCCCTCTCACCACTGCAACATCAGCACTCTGGATAACTTAAACGTCTCCTCAAATTTAACTTGGGAACAGAAGCTGGCCATTGGTATTCCAACAGAGATGGATGGGACTCTGAGCTCCTGTCTGATGTTCTCCAAGCCTCGACTTCCACGCCTGTTGAACAGCAGTGAGGAGTCATCGGTTGTTCACTGTCAAAATGGATGGGTGTACAGCAAAAGATATTTTAAATCAACATTGGCAACAGAG TGGGATCTTGTGTGCAGCAGGAAAGGTATGAACAAGGCAACGGCCACCATCTTCTTCATTGGTGTTATGTTAGGAGCCCCTTTGTTTGGATATCTTAGTGACAG GTTTGGCAGACGACGGCTGCTCCTGGTGTCCTATCTGACAACCATGACATTTGCCGTGCTAAGTGCACTCTCCACGTCTTACGTAATGTTTGTAATTATGCGTTTTTTTACTGGGATGTCAATTTCTGGAATAAGTATCATCTCTATTGTTCTAA ATATAGAGTGGTTGGGCGTGGAACAGAGGACTCTCTTTGGTGTAATCTTCAGCCTTGATTGGACACTTGGAAACGCCATACTGGTTGGAATTGCACGCATGATAAATGAGTGGAGGCTTCTCATTCTGGTCGTGACCTCGCCCCTGATATTGGCCCTGGTTGCTTGGAG GTGGCTTCCAGAGTCTGGGAGGTGGCTCATGGCTAATGGGAAGGTCGATGATGCCCATTATTACATTAATCAGTGTGCAGAAATGAACAACAGAAGCAAGTGCATGGCCAACATCACGCCAAGG ATGTTACTGGAATCAGTGGACACTGACACCGATGACAACAAGTACACCTTTGTTGATCTTTTCAAAACAGCAAACATGAGGAAACTTGCCATATGCTCTGGGATTGTATG GTTCGGAGTGGCGTTTACTTACTATGGGATAACTCTGAATATCAGCGG GCCGGCTCAGGCAGGAACCTCGTTGTCGACCGGACTCTTCCTTTTCATCAACTTGTTTGTCTCGAAAG ATAAGTGGGTCATTCGTACGATTGTCGGAGTCCTAGGCAAAGCCGTGTCAGAAGCGTCATTCACGATCATATTCTTCTACACAATTGAACTATATCCCACAGTCATACG ACAGAACGGTGTAGGCTACACTTCCTTTGTGGCGCGACTGGCTGTGTCCATATCGCCGCTGATTATGCTTCTTGAGGATCTTTGGCCTCTCCTCCCCCCTATGACTTACTGCGGAATGGCGGTCCTGTCTGGTTTAGTGGTGTTGCTCCTGCCTGAAACACAAAATACCAGAATGCCCGAGTTCATTGAAGATATTGACAAGCCAAG GGAGAAATTATCAAGGGGGAAGACAATCTAA
- the LOC133477208 gene encoding solute carrier family 22 member 7-like isoform X3 codes for MKFDNILSEIGGVGKFQIKLILIQVLSRITLPCHFLLNNFMAGVPSHHCNISTLDNLNVSSNLTWEQKLAIGIPTEMDGTLSSCLMFSKPRLPRLLNSSEESSVVHCQNGWVYSKRYFKSTLATEWDLVCSRKGMNKATATIFFIGVMLGAPLFGYLSDRFGRRRLLLVSYLTTMTFAVLSALSTSYVMFVIMRFFTGMSISGISIISIVLNIEWLGVEQRTLFGVIFSLDWTLGNAILVGIARMINEWRLLILVVTSPLILALVAWRWLPESGRWLMANGKVDDAHYYINQCAEMNNRSKCMANITPRMLLESVDTDTDDNKYTFVDLFKTANMRKLAICSGIVWFGVAFTYYGITLNISGFGLNLYLTQFIFAIIELPMKIGLYFLLENIGRRPAQAGTSLSTGLFLFINLFVSKDKWVIRTIVGVLGKAVSEASFTIIFFYTIELYPTVIRTV; via the exons atgaagtttgacaACATACTCTCAGAAATTGGCGGGGTTGGAAAATTCCAAATTAAGTTAATCTTGATCCAGGTCCTATCTCGAATCACACTGCCTTGTCACTTCCTGCTGAATAACTTCATGGCGGGGGTTCCCTCTCACCACTGCAACATCAGCACTCTGGATAACTTAAACGTCTCCTCAAATTTAACTTGGGAACAGAAGCTGGCCATTGGTATTCCAACAGAGATGGATGGGACTCTGAGCTCCTGTCTGATGTTCTCCAAGCCTCGACTTCCACGCCTGTTGAACAGCAGTGAGGAGTCATCGGTTGTTCACTGTCAAAATGGATGGGTGTACAGCAAAAGATATTTTAAATCAACATTGGCAACAGAG TGGGATCTTGTGTGCAGCAGGAAAGGTATGAACAAGGCAACGGCCACCATCTTCTTCATTGGTGTTATGTTAGGAGCCCCTTTGTTTGGATATCTTAGTGACAG GTTTGGCAGACGACGGCTGCTCCTGGTGTCCTATCTGACAACCATGACATTTGCCGTGCTAAGTGCACTCTCCACGTCTTACGTAATGTTTGTAATTATGCGTTTTTTTACTGGGATGTCAATTTCTGGAATAAGTATCATCTCTATTGTTCTAA ATATAGAGTGGTTGGGCGTGGAACAGAGGACTCTCTTTGGTGTAATCTTCAGCCTTGATTGGACACTTGGAAACGCCATACTGGTTGGAATTGCACGCATGATAAATGAGTGGAGGCTTCTCATTCTGGTCGTGACCTCGCCCCTGATATTGGCCCTGGTTGCTTGGAG GTGGCTTCCAGAGTCTGGGAGGTGGCTCATGGCTAATGGGAAGGTCGATGATGCCCATTATTACATTAATCAGTGTGCAGAAATGAACAACAGAAGCAAGTGCATGGCCAACATCACGCCAAGG ATGTTACTGGAATCAGTGGACACTGACACCGATGACAACAAGTACACCTTTGTTGATCTTTTCAAAACAGCAAACATGAGGAAACTTGCCATATGCTCTGGGATTGTATG GTTCGGAGTGGCGTTTACTTACTATGGGATAACTCTGAATATCAGCGGGTTTGGATTAAACTTGTACCTTACTCAATTCATATTTGCAATAATCGAACTGCCAATGAAAATTGGCCTTTATTTCTTATTGGAAAATATTGGGAGAAGGCCGGCTCAGGCAGGAACCTCGTTGTCGACCGGACTCTTCCTTTTCATCAACTTGTTTGTCTCGAAAG ATAAGTGGGTCATTCGTACGATTGTCGGAGTCCTAGGCAAAGCCGTGTCAGAAGCGTCATTCACGATCATATTCTTCTACACAATTGAACTATATCCCACAGTCATACG AACGGTGTAG